In Paenibacillus sp. 1781tsa1, one DNA window encodes the following:
- a CDS encoding methyl-accepting chemotaxis protein: MSFFSKNLLLSFTNIIIIGVALIASSYYFQKTVLVDQLHGQVEQITKKWAEDINPAEVQAAIAEGSYDGATQTKLRAYFDEMQEYYPNIAQAYIFGVELGGDNKRLTSLVAMPTNLREAFQSENVNIGDMYEQPVVVANALKEMLNTDRPTFTTFYSDDFGTWTTIAYPIKDSNGKIFSYFAIDADASAVPAGLNSLLKNGIIILVAFLLLFLIIQYLVVKNTLSPIRHLIKGIDDVSRGNLNVNIPTGKDDLGLVNEKFNTMVRKINDTIVKVQITSQEVNQSAKELYEVSERNSENADSINNNVTQITSNIRSQEQATRDSARAMSEMATVIQTIASSSASVADEAYEMERRSQQGNSVVRQVSEQMNLITESVKNTASAIEVLESRSQEIGDILNIISGISSQTNLLALNASIEAARVGEEGRGFAVVAGEVRKLAEQSEQATSQVGVLIQEIQAGIKQAVRAMEQGTSEVDTGLSVADQTGQLFEDILEAAKKVSNQIQEVSSATEEISAGTEEMTATAEDLSSSVSKTANSSEQISSSVDEQKASLITLVDSSTRLNSMSEELQELISHFNVSKQ; encoded by the coding sequence ATGTCGTTTTTCTCCAAAAATTTGTTACTCTCATTTACCAATATCATTATCATCGGGGTAGCACTTATCGCAAGCAGTTACTATTTTCAAAAAACAGTTCTTGTTGATCAACTGCATGGACAGGTGGAACAAATCACCAAAAAATGGGCTGAAGATATCAATCCTGCCGAGGTACAAGCTGCTATTGCCGAAGGTAGCTATGATGGAGCAACACAAACGAAATTACGAGCGTATTTCGATGAAATGCAAGAATATTACCCTAACATTGCACAAGCCTACATCTTCGGTGTTGAGCTCGGTGGCGATAACAAGCGATTAACTTCCCTTGTAGCGATGCCGACCAACCTAAGAGAGGCTTTTCAAAGTGAGAACGTAAATATCGGTGACATGTATGAGCAGCCGGTCGTTGTAGCCAACGCACTGAAAGAAATGCTTAATACGGATCGCCCAACATTCACCACATTCTATTCCGATGATTTCGGAACATGGACAACCATTGCATATCCAATCAAAGACAGCAACGGTAAGATTTTCTCATATTTTGCCATTGATGCAGATGCATCAGCCGTACCCGCAGGACTTAACTCCTTGCTAAAAAATGGAATTATCATCCTTGTAGCCTTTTTGCTATTATTCCTGATTATCCAATACCTTGTCGTTAAAAACACACTTTCCCCTATCCGTCACTTGATCAAAGGAATTGATGACGTCAGTCGGGGTAATTTGAATGTCAACATTCCGACAGGCAAAGACGATCTGGGACTCGTTAACGAGAAGTTCAACACCATGGTTCGCAAAATCAACGATACTATCGTTAAAGTGCAAATCACATCACAAGAAGTTAATCAGTCTGCCAAAGAGCTATATGAAGTTTCGGAACGCAACAGTGAGAATGCAGATTCTATTAATAACAACGTGACTCAAATCACTTCTAACATTCGTTCACAGGAACAGGCAACCCGCGATAGTGCACGTGCCATGTCCGAGATGGCTACCGTAATCCAGACGATTGCCAGCAGCTCTGCAAGTGTAGCGGATGAAGCCTATGAAATGGAACGTCGTTCACAACAAGGTAACAGCGTTGTCCGTCAGGTATCCGAACAGATGAATCTGATTACCGAATCAGTTAAGAATACCGCTTCTGCCATTGAGGTTCTGGAAAGTCGTTCACAGGAAATCGGCGATATTCTCAATATCATCTCGGGAATCTCCAGCCAAACAAACTTGCTTGCCCTGAATGCCTCCATTGAAGCAGCACGTGTTGGTGAAGAAGGAAGAGGATTTGCAGTTGTTGCAGGTGAAGTACGCAAACTTGCCGAGCAATCTGAACAAGCGACCAGCCAGGTTGGCGTATTGATCCAGGAGATTCAAGCTGGAATCAAACAAGCAGTACGTGCTATGGAACAAGGTACGTCAGAAGTAGATACAGGGCTCAGCGTAGCCGATCAAACAGGGCAACTGTTCGAAGATATTTTAGAAGCAGCGAAAAAAGTATCTAATCAGATTCAGGAAGTATCAAGCGCGACGGAAGAAATCTCTGCGGGTACGGAGGAAATGACTGCTACAGCAGAGGACTTGTCATCCAGCGTAAGCAAGACAGCAAACAGCAGTGAACAAATTTCCTCATCTGTTGATGAGCAAAAAGCATCCTTGATTACACTGGTAGACTCCTCCACACGCCTTAACAGCATGTCTGAGGAACTTCAAGAACTGATCTCTCATTTCAATGTAAGCAAACAATAA
- the rpiA gene encoding ribose-5-phosphate isomerase RpiA translates to MNLKQIAAERAAEYVEDGMKVGLGTGSTAYYAICRIGERVRDGLNIQAVATSEASDKLAREWGIPIIPFDQIGRLDLTIDGADEVDPEFNLIKGGGGALLREKIVAANSDKLIIVADGSKAVQKLGKFPLPVEVVPFASEWTFQALEKLGCQPQWRMDGQQRYLTDNGNLIADCHMEAIDHAANLNVQLNMLPGVVDNGLFVDMANTVILANADGSIEELHRS, encoded by the coding sequence ATGAATCTTAAACAGATAGCAGCAGAGCGTGCGGCAGAATATGTTGAAGATGGAATGAAGGTAGGATTGGGTACAGGTTCAACAGCTTATTATGCCATCTGCCGAATCGGTGAGCGGGTACGCGATGGATTGAACATTCAAGCAGTTGCTACTTCAGAGGCCTCGGACAAGCTTGCCCGTGAATGGGGGATTCCCATCATCCCATTTGACCAGATTGGACGTCTGGATCTGACCATTGATGGCGCTGATGAAGTAGATCCCGAATTTAACCTGATTAAAGGGGGAGGCGGGGCTCTTTTGCGTGAGAAAATTGTGGCGGCCAATAGTGACAAATTGATTATTGTTGCGGATGGCAGCAAAGCCGTGCAAAAGTTGGGTAAATTCCCGCTTCCGGTTGAGGTTGTTCCATTTGCTTCGGAGTGGACCTTCCAGGCGCTCGAAAAATTGGGGTGTCAACCACAGTGGCGGATGGATGGACAGCAACGTTATCTGACAGACAACGGAAACCTGATAGCGGATTGTCATATGGAAGCGATTGATCACGCTGCGAACCTTAATGTTCAATTGAACATGTTACCAGGTGTTGTGGATAACGGACTATTTGTTGATATGGCTAATACAGTCATTCTTGCCAACGCGGACGGTAGTATCGAAGAGCTTCATCGTTCTTAA
- a CDS encoding GNAT family N-acetyltransferase, with translation MKELPIVDGELVLRCVEKKDLKELYELIYSDVVPEWKQWDAPYYPLKHESYESFEQGMLKRLDVDPDDSKPVSIRIIESDRQIVGTISYYIEDELSMWLEMGIVIYRSAQWGRGVGTRSLVMWSSHLFEHLPLVRVGLTTWSGNERMIRAAVKAGLQVEGRMRKCRIVRGEYNDSIRMGMLREEWEQKLAPHTSRNVNN, from the coding sequence ATGAAAGAACTACCAATCGTGGATGGTGAACTTGTTCTCCGATGTGTGGAGAAAAAGGATCTGAAAGAACTCTATGAATTGATCTACAGTGATGTCGTACCTGAATGGAAGCAATGGGATGCACCCTATTACCCACTTAAACACGAAAGTTATGAAAGTTTCGAACAAGGTATGCTCAAACGGTTGGACGTTGATCCAGATGATTCCAAACCGGTATCGATCCGTATCATTGAATCCGACAGACAAATTGTGGGCACGATCAGCTATTATATAGAAGATGAGTTATCCATGTGGCTGGAAATGGGGATTGTAATATACAGATCTGCCCAGTGGGGACGCGGGGTTGGTACACGTTCACTTGTCATGTGGTCAAGTCATTTGTTCGAACATCTTCCTTTGGTTCGGGTTGGACTGACTACTTGGTCCGGTAATGAACGAATGATACGTGCGGCTGTAAAAGCCGGATTACAGGTGGAAGGGCGAATGCGGAAGTGTCGTATCGTTCGTGGGGAGTACAATGATTCAATTCGTATGGGGATGCTCCGTGAGGAGTGGGAGCAGAAGCTGGCCCCTCATACGAGCCGAAATGTAAACAACTGA
- a CDS encoding MarR family winged helix-turn-helix transcriptional regulator: MLNTEDNRELSLQLFVVLVRAYNSVTSRSNRDIQSHGLNTTEFGVLDLLYHKGPQALQKIGEKVLMSSGNITYVVDKLQNKNLLFRRPSKEDRRVIYAELTDEGRELFTQIFPQHHQVIIDALEGLDPAEKVDAIRMLKKLGLAAEGKTDLRS, from the coding sequence ATGCTGAACACGGAGGACAACCGGGAACTGTCTTTACAATTATTCGTGGTTCTTGTTCGAGCCTACAATTCTGTGACCTCACGTTCCAATCGGGACATCCAGAGTCACGGACTGAATACGACAGAATTTGGTGTGCTTGATTTGTTATATCATAAGGGACCGCAGGCATTGCAAAAGATTGGTGAAAAAGTGCTAATGTCCAGTGGTAATATTACGTATGTTGTAGATAAGTTGCAAAATAAAAATCTGCTGTTTCGTCGACCATCCAAGGAAGACCGGCGTGTCATTTACGCTGAGTTAACCGATGAAGGAAGAGAATTGTTCACACAGATATTTCCTCAACACCATCAGGTCATCATCGATGCTTTGGAAGGACTTGATCCTGCCGAGAAAGTGGATGCGATTCGGATGTTGAAGAAGCTGGGACTGGCGGCAGAAGGGAAAACTGACTTGCGTTCATAA
- a CDS encoding B12-binding domain-containing protein — protein MSYQEAGERLLLESGILADKITEKQYLRQPDLLKRFGENGKMRTKQDSQYSLNYLAESALLQSPGLFTHYIAWLKVLLEGYKVSQEDLTINLNLIKEALEEEFDHPSKALLLDYLEMGIYRTTQMESQAGYINESMPYGDAAQSYLQCLLENKRKEAFEIIEAQLEAGVTIRDIYRYIFQPTQYEVGRLWQSHRISVGQEHFCTAATQSFISRLYSRWLTHAGQGKRLVATCVGNEQHEIGLRMLTDVFEMEGWDTHYLGANVPNGSVVEAIERHQGDVVAISVTMTYHLHLAKELIQLIRHHPATAHVKIMVGGYPFNIDQELWKTIGADGYAPGADEAVAVAEQLLTQPATCNHLDLDMVRD, from the coding sequence ATGAGTTATCAAGAAGCAGGAGAACGTTTACTCCTGGAATCGGGGATCTTAGCTGATAAAATAACGGAGAAACAATATCTTAGACAGCCCGATTTACTTAAGCGATTTGGTGAGAACGGAAAAATGCGAACCAAACAGGATTCTCAGTATAGCTTGAACTATTTGGCAGAAAGTGCGCTCTTACAGAGTCCAGGCCTGTTTACTCATTATATTGCCTGGCTGAAAGTTCTACTTGAAGGTTACAAGGTATCACAAGAAGACCTAACGATTAATCTCAACCTGATTAAAGAGGCATTGGAAGAAGAATTTGACCATCCGTCAAAGGCACTTCTGCTCGATTATCTGGAGATGGGAATATATAGAACAACACAAATGGAGTCACAGGCGGGTTATATTAACGAATCCATGCCATATGGAGATGCTGCGCAATCGTACTTGCAGTGTTTACTTGAGAATAAACGGAAAGAAGCCTTCGAGATCATTGAAGCTCAGTTAGAAGCTGGAGTGACGATTCGTGATATTTATCGATATATTTTTCAGCCTACCCAATATGAAGTCGGGCGATTGTGGCAGAGCCATCGGATCAGTGTGGGGCAAGAGCACTTTTGTACGGCAGCGACCCAATCATTCATCTCACGTCTCTATTCTCGCTGGTTGACTCATGCGGGTCAGGGTAAAAGGCTGGTTGCCACCTGTGTAGGCAATGAACAACATGAGATCGGACTGCGTATGCTCACAGATGTGTTCGAGATGGAAGGCTGGGATACGCACTATCTGGGAGCCAATGTTCCTAATGGAAGTGTGGTCGAGGCTATAGAGCGCCATCAGGGTGATGTTGTTGCGATTTCAGTTACGATGACGTATCACCTTCATCTGGCCAAAGAATTGATTCAACTGATTCGTCATCATCCGGCAACGGCACATGTGAAGATTATGGTCGGGGGATATCCTTTTAATATTGATCAGGAGTTATGGAAAACGATAGGAGCCGACGGTTATGCTCCGGGAGCCGATGAGGCAGTTGCGGTTGCAGAACAATTATTGACTCAGCCAGCTACATGCAATCATCTGGATCTGGATATGGTTAGGGATTAG
- a CDS encoding ATP-binding protein: MSTENGEIQRLRRTIEQLSDQMIRSKEQEERILAEFSDMNNELVTLQRLLAKNNNSLEAARQQAVDAGESKSAFIAGISHDFRTPLNGILGMAEMLKLSPLSEEQETSVSVIQDAAKLLLKLIQDLLDLSKLEAGQMRLERGEVDLQETINYIARLLEPQVRKNGNQLSVDYDPRISTLLEGDSTRITQILINLIQNANKFTSEGSVQIRITLSKDDVNKQIIRFEVEDTGIGISEEDQGQLFQPYMQTERGRSREYEGTGLGLSICRSLVILMEGEIGVDSHEGEGSTFWFELALGKKNVNQAVNESSTSTPEYQVEDMRDEAASVSVLLADDNVINRQLVMLQLKKLGITQVDTVVNGEEAVAAFHSKKYSLILMDYMMPLMDGLEATRKIRSIEMDEMRHTTPIIAMTGNVMQGEKDKCMEAGMNDFIGKPFTLEVLSKMIQKWQQSSEATEVLNMSIVHEIAELNTDGDRTLLGMLLDMYRTETPGKIEVLRRNIVSGDHVAATEVAHDLKSGSLSLGIRYLSTLFAQIEQFAKEGQSRKAEPLLDALLPAYQAACASLQRVSKD, encoded by the coding sequence ATGTCTACTGAGAACGGAGAGATACAGAGGCTGCGCAGAACGATTGAGCAGTTATCGGATCAGATGATCCGGAGCAAAGAGCAAGAGGAACGGATACTCGCGGAGTTCTCGGATATGAATAATGAACTGGTAACACTCCAGCGTCTGCTTGCGAAGAACAATAACAGTCTTGAAGCTGCACGTCAGCAAGCAGTAGATGCAGGGGAATCCAAAAGCGCATTTATTGCAGGCATCAGTCATGATTTTCGCACGCCATTAAATGGCATATTGGGGATGGCTGAGATGCTTAAGCTGTCCCCCTTGTCTGAAGAACAGGAGACTTCGGTTTCCGTTATACAGGATGCTGCCAAACTGCTGCTTAAGTTGATTCAGGATCTTCTGGATCTATCCAAACTTGAGGCGGGTCAGATGCGGCTTGAACGGGGAGAAGTGGATCTGCAAGAGACGATAAATTATATTGCTCGTTTGCTTGAACCCCAAGTCAGAAAGAACGGCAATCAGTTATCGGTAGATTATGACCCCAGAATCTCTACTCTTCTTGAAGGGGATTCAACGAGGATTACACAGATATTGATCAATCTCATTCAAAATGCGAACAAATTCACATCAGAAGGCTCTGTACAGATACGAATCACTCTTAGCAAGGATGATGTGAACAAGCAAATCATTCGATTTGAAGTTGAAGATACAGGGATTGGTATTTCGGAGGAAGACCAGGGCCAATTATTTCAACCCTATATGCAGACAGAACGAGGACGCTCGAGAGAGTATGAGGGGACAGGGCTTGGATTATCCATCTGCAGGTCACTCGTTATACTAATGGAAGGTGAGATTGGAGTAGACAGTCATGAGGGTGAAGGATCAACATTCTGGTTCGAACTTGCACTTGGCAAAAAAAACGTCAATCAGGCCGTGAATGAGTCTTCTACTTCCACTCCAGAGTATCAGGTAGAGGATATGCGTGATGAAGCTGCTTCTGTATCTGTATTGCTGGCGGATGATAATGTCATTAACCGGCAGCTTGTTATGCTGCAACTCAAAAAACTGGGAATAACCCAAGTGGATACTGTAGTGAATGGGGAAGAGGCCGTTGCTGCTTTTCACAGTAAAAAATACAGTTTGATTCTCATGGATTATATGATGCCATTGATGGACGGTTTGGAAGCAACACGCAAAATCCGCTCGATAGAAATGGATGAAATGCGCCATACCACACCAATCATTGCAATGACAGGTAATGTTATGCAGGGAGAGAAAGACAAGTGTATGGAAGCCGGGATGAACGACTTTATTGGCAAACCCTTCACGCTGGAAGTGCTGAGTAAGATGATCCAGAAGTGGCAGCAATCCTCCGAAGCGACAGAGGTACTGAATATGAGCATCGTGCATGAGATTGCGGAATTAAACACCGATGGCGATCGCACACTCCTCGGCATGTTGTTGGACATGTATCGTACCGAAACACCTGGCAAAATTGAGGTGCTGCGCAGAAATATTGTGTCGGGCGACCATGTTGCTGCAACTGAGGTAGCCCATGATCTGAAATCAGGGAGTCTGAGTCTGGGGATTCGTTATTTATCAACTTTGTTTGCCCAGATAGAGCAGTTCGCGAAGGAAGGTCAATCACGGAAAGCAGAACCTTTGCTGGATGCTTTGTTACCTGCCTACCAAGCCGCCTGTGCGTCACTGCAACGAGTAAGTAAAGATTGA
- a CDS encoding alpha/beta hydrolase, protein MIFYVLAALVLILLALLWTGGLYFFKTAIRRTPKTFLVDNPNLMPEPDNEIISSASDLKWLDVQPTEEVSLQSHDGLNLHGTWLSSNKGSDQTVILAHGYSGKGREMAGFARFYAEKHGYNVLMPDDRGHGRSEGDIIGFGWLDRKDYVQWSNWVLEKVGTKGEILLHGISMGGATVLMTGGEALPTQVKAIVSDCAYTSVEEELTFQLKQLYKLPAFPFIPVTSLISRWKAGYSFKEASALKQLAKVNVPVLFIHGEADMFVPTEMVYRLYEACPTKRELLTVPRAGHGTAFQVDRTGYEAALESFMKNHLSHPASVIN, encoded by the coding sequence ATGATATTCTACGTACTTGCAGCACTGGTACTGATCCTTCTTGCTCTTCTGTGGACAGGTGGACTTTATTTCTTCAAAACCGCCATTCGTCGTACGCCAAAAACGTTTTTGGTGGATAATCCGAATCTGATGCCTGAGCCGGACAATGAAATCATCAGCAGTGCTTCTGACCTGAAGTGGCTGGATGTTCAGCCTACAGAAGAGGTATCTCTTCAATCGCATGATGGATTAAATCTGCACGGTACATGGCTTAGTTCCAATAAGGGGTCAGATCAGACCGTGATTCTGGCACATGGTTATTCGGGGAAAGGTAGAGAAATGGCTGGTTTTGCCCGATTTTACGCGGAAAAACATGGGTATAACGTGTTAATGCCGGATGATCGGGGTCATGGCCGGAGCGAAGGTGACATCATCGGTTTTGGCTGGTTAGATCGTAAGGATTATGTACAGTGGAGCAACTGGGTGCTTGAAAAAGTGGGTACAAAAGGGGAAATCTTATTGCACGGCATATCCATGGGAGGAGCAACCGTACTGATGACAGGTGGTGAAGCCCTGCCGACTCAGGTTAAAGCGATTGTGTCTGATTGTGCATATACATCCGTGGAAGAAGAACTGACGTTCCAGTTAAAGCAATTATACAAGCTTCCTGCATTTCCGTTCATACCTGTCACAAGTCTGATCTCCCGGTGGAAAGCAGGGTATTCCTTCAAAGAGGCTTCGGCTCTCAAGCAACTTGCCAAAGTTAACGTTCCCGTGCTGTTCATCCACGGTGAGGCTGATATGTTTGTACCGACCGAAATGGTGTACAGGTTGTATGAAGCTTGCCCAACCAAAAGGGAATTGCTGACCGTCCCCCGTGCGGGTCATGGCACAGCGTTTCAAGTTGATCGCACCGGATATGAGGCAGCACTGGAATCCTTTATGAAGAACCATCTGTCGCATCCAGCATCTGTAATCAATTGA
- a CDS encoding bifunctional 2-polyprenyl-6-hydroxyphenol methylase/3-demethylubiquinol 3-O-methyltransferase UbiG, with product MGNEKFEAARKAEAGYHSNFYENNELFASGTWMSKPMPMVMDMLERILAHKEELRVLDLGCGVGRHTIPIAQRLAQTNSEVIGVDLLDEAIDGLRKYAKEYQVDHLVQAVKADVEHYAIEEDHFDFIAACSCLEHVSNKQAFKEALERLQAGTRTGGIHCITMSTNVEEKEMNSGREVEPLIELNLPTAEAIAILQEAYKGWNILLQEHVTQTIEEDKYDEPTQFRCELLRFAVQKQ from the coding sequence ATGGGAAATGAAAAATTTGAGGCTGCACGAAAAGCAGAGGCAGGTTATCATTCCAACTTCTATGAGAATAATGAATTATTCGCCTCTGGCACTTGGATGTCCAAGCCAATGCCTATGGTTATGGATATGCTGGAACGTATCCTTGCTCACAAGGAGGAACTGCGTGTCCTCGATCTGGGATGCGGAGTAGGAAGGCATACGATACCGATTGCTCAGCGTCTTGCACAAACGAACAGTGAAGTCATCGGTGTGGATTTGCTGGACGAGGCTATAGATGGACTTCGCAAGTATGCGAAAGAATATCAGGTGGACCATCTCGTGCAAGCTGTAAAAGCAGACGTTGAGCATTATGCCATTGAAGAGGATCATTTTGACTTTATAGCTGCTTGTTCTTGTCTGGAACATGTATCGAATAAACAAGCTTTCAAGGAAGCGCTAGAGCGGTTACAAGCAGGAACTCGAACAGGTGGCATTCATTGTATTACGATGAGTACCAATGTGGAGGAGAAAGAAATGAACTCAGGCCGTGAGGTCGAGCCGTTAATTGAACTGAACCTGCCCACAGCCGAGGCGATTGCTATACTCCAGGAGGCTTATAAAGGCTGGAATATTCTGCTTCAGGAACATGTCACACAGACGATTGAAGAGGATAAATATGATGAACCGACACAATTTCGTTGTGAACTGCTACGTTTCGCTGTGCAAAAGCAATAA
- a CDS encoding BadF/BadG/BcrA/BcrD ATPase family protein: MNTYVMGIDGGGSHTRVAVADQHGRLLSYVQKGGCSRYHDIHAEQNVLEGIAEAITQAGLKSDQIAAIQAGMAGLNRPEDTRWAEALIARTGIIGKISAVNDTHIAHTAAFDGEPGIVAIGGTGSLILGRTEQGAWLRNDQFGHYAPTAARFLAYDTVHSILAGRYELQDEEWIEQVLTYWQVSSVRELAALGVSGFGDNQQATNRRFGQMAPLVTEAAVRNIPLAVRVCDSAADTAVVGILMLASCFDQPTVSMAMTGSCLSSPYMVRAVQKGLDAAYRPDGKRIQYITSDLLAVGGALLDAYHLAQIKVWDNISTVLQSELNRYTT, from the coding sequence ATGAATACATACGTAATGGGGATAGATGGAGGAGGGAGCCACACCCGTGTGGCTGTCGCCGATCAGCATGGAAGACTGTTATCCTATGTGCAAAAGGGAGGTTGCAGTCGTTATCACGATATCCATGCCGAGCAAAATGTGTTGGAAGGTATCGCTGAGGCCATAACACAGGCTGGACTCAAATCAGATCAAATCGCTGCCATTCAGGCAGGAATGGCGGGTCTGAATCGGCCTGAAGATACGCGTTGGGCCGAAGCACTAATTGCTCGAACCGGGATTATAGGCAAAATCAGTGCAGTAAACGACACACATATCGCGCATACAGCGGCCTTCGATGGTGAGCCAGGCATTGTGGCCATTGGAGGTACAGGCTCTCTGATTCTTGGCAGAACCGAACAGGGCGCTTGGCTACGCAACGATCAGTTCGGTCATTATGCGCCGACAGCAGCACGGTTTTTGGCTTACGATACGGTGCATTCCATCCTCGCGGGACGTTATGAGTTGCAGGATGAAGAATGGATTGAGCAGGTTTTAACGTATTGGCAGGTAAGCTCTGTTCGGGAGCTTGCAGCACTGGGAGTGTCTGGTTTTGGTGATAATCAGCAGGCTACTAATCGGAGATTTGGCCAAATGGCACCTCTGGTGACCGAAGCAGCTGTCCGGAATATTCCCCTCGCGGTTAGAGTATGTGACTCTGCTGCCGATACGGCTGTTGTCGGTATCCTCATGCTGGCATCCTGTTTCGATCAGCCAACAGTGTCCATGGCGATGACTGGAAGCTGTCTGAGTTCACCATATATGGTGAGGGCCGTTCAGAAAGGGCTGGATGCTGCTTACAGGCCCGATGGGAAAAGAATTCAGTACATAACCAGTGACTTGTTGGCAGTTGGGGGCGCACTGTTGGATGCGTATCATTTGGCGCAGATCAAGGTATGGGATAACATCTCGACTGTGCTTCAATCGGAACTGAATCGTTATACGACTTGA
- a CDS encoding GNAT family N-acetyltransferase, with translation MLINLKSRIEEPVVQELLSYSVFPDPDHLKRALKQYVENDELYLAGYEAEEQLIGLIGYEHTGSSEITIHHIAVLPENRFKNYGRGMISQLLEKYNPDTLIAETDLEALEFYRNTGFVVYSLGELYPGVERFRCVLEKEEDTDEE, from the coding sequence GTGTTAATTAATTTGAAATCACGCATAGAAGAGCCGGTAGTACAGGAGCTGTTATCTTACTCGGTCTTTCCTGATCCGGATCATCTGAAACGTGCGTTGAAACAATATGTAGAGAATGACGAACTGTATCTGGCCGGATACGAAGCAGAGGAGCAATTGATCGGTCTGATCGGTTATGAGCATACAGGCTCCAGCGAGATTACCATCCACCATATTGCCGTTCTGCCGGAGAACCGCTTCAAAAATTATGGTCGGGGCATGATTTCACAACTGCTGGAGAAATACAATCCTGACACTTTGATTGCAGAGACGGATCTGGAGGCCCTGGAGTTTTACCGGAATACGGGATTCGTCGTATATAGTCTGGGCGAGCTGTATCCAGGAGTGGAGCGGTTCCGTTGTGTGCTTGAAAAAGAAGAAGATACAGACGAAGAGTAA
- a CDS encoding MarR family winged helix-turn-helix transcriptional regulator yields MNTPDAKSLVNRYLDASFLVNKRFDTRIREQVGQTITTDQFCALRLIEEKPYCTPSDLAELLCIGKSSITALVNKLVDRDLVDRAGDERDRRVVYLTLTDNGRQVYRETEQEIQQILEPYLVHFTPEEVRIFIESFEKLAALLTHEGGQENE; encoded by the coding sequence ATGAATACACCCGATGCTAAAAGTTTGGTCAACCGTTATTTGGATGCTTCTTTTCTGGTAAACAAGCGGTTTGATACGCGGATACGCGAACAAGTGGGGCAGACCATAACAACTGATCAGTTCTGCGCGCTTCGTCTGATTGAGGAGAAACCTTACTGTACACCCTCCGATCTGGCAGAACTATTATGCATAGGCAAGAGCAGCATTACTGCTTTGGTCAACAAGCTGGTGGATCGCGATCTGGTCGATCGTGCAGGGGATGAACGTGACCGCAGGGTCGTATATTTAACTTTGACGGATAACGGGCGACAGGTATACAGGGAGACAGAACAGGAAATACAGCAAATTCTGGAGCCGTATTTGGTTCATTTTACACCAGAAGAGGTTCGGATTTTCATTGAATCTTTTGAGAAGCTGGCAGCTTTGCTAACGCATGAAGGAGGACAGGAGAACGAATGA